In Streptomyces sp. NBC_00306, a single genomic region encodes these proteins:
- a CDS encoding thiamine pyrophosphate-dependent enzyme, whose protein sequence is MSAMPLTGGETAVRALALHGTVRAFGIPGTHNLEIYRHLAAYGIDHVTPRHEQGAGYAADGYARVTGRPGVAITTTGPALLNIAAAVGQAYSDSVPLLVVSPGMPLRHPRQATGLLHEMRSQTEALRGVAAFSHRVSSVDEIGTAVARAFTLFTTERPRPVHIEIPLDLLESAESVAPLRLSPPVRPAAPRSEQLARAGEALRTASRPALVLGGGARGAASELCSLVEELAAPVVTTANGKGIVDESHPLSLGVSLHSPAVQKWLADCDVVLAVGTELAESDLWSEPVPLGGTLVRVDLDPAQMYAGIPAHIPLVGDAREIVSALLGACREGRSGSSAAPSLRLATGGGTAAGAHRAVELRLVRGDESGPHTGAAEGAEAVEDRRGPGLRAADARPVAAGPGAVIDTSGPQAGADVVADRGSGMAGADHEPRDATADHLMGVAAGADHEPEDATVDHRLGVAQHRTGVAAVAELRVARDGETRERDARWLPYLHAIRSVLDADAVITSDSAQCCYYGALPHLPIGPDARYLHPTGFGTLGYALPAAIGAKSAHPDRQVLALSGDGGLQFSIQELATAAQLRLPLPVVVFDNGGYGEIRDEMAARGDTPAAVDLAPVDLPGIARAYGGHGTSATTPEALAAALTRAFATPGPTVITVPEETSR, encoded by the coding sequence ATGTCGGCCATGCCCCTCACCGGCGGCGAAACGGCCGTACGCGCGCTGGCTCTGCACGGCACCGTCCGGGCCTTCGGCATCCCCGGCACCCACAACCTCGAGATCTACCGGCATCTCGCCGCCTACGGCATCGACCATGTCACCCCGCGCCACGAGCAGGGCGCGGGATACGCGGCGGACGGCTACGCACGGGTCACCGGGCGGCCCGGCGTCGCGATCACCACCACCGGGCCCGCCCTGCTGAACATCGCGGCAGCGGTCGGTCAGGCCTACTCGGACAGTGTGCCGCTGCTCGTGGTCTCCCCCGGCATGCCGCTGCGGCATCCGAGACAGGCGACCGGGCTGCTGCACGAGATGCGCAGCCAGACGGAGGCACTGCGCGGAGTGGCGGCGTTCAGCCACCGGGTGTCGTCCGTCGACGAGATCGGTACGGCCGTGGCCCGGGCGTTCACGCTGTTCACGACCGAGCGGCCGCGGCCGGTGCACATCGAGATCCCGCTGGACCTGCTGGAGTCCGCGGAATCCGTCGCACCCCTGCGCCTCTCCCCGCCCGTGCGGCCGGCCGCGCCCCGGTCCGAGCAACTCGCCCGGGCCGGCGAGGCCTTGCGGACGGCGAGCCGTCCCGCACTCGTGCTGGGCGGCGGCGCCCGCGGGGCCGCGAGCGAACTGTGCTCCCTGGTCGAGGAGTTGGCCGCACCCGTGGTCACCACGGCCAACGGCAAGGGCATCGTGGACGAGTCCCATCCCCTGTCCCTCGGTGTGTCGTTGCACAGCCCGGCCGTCCAGAAGTGGCTGGCGGACTGCGATGTGGTCCTGGCGGTGGGCACCGAACTGGCCGAGTCGGACCTGTGGTCCGAGCCCGTCCCGCTCGGCGGAACGCTGGTGCGGGTCGATCTGGATCCGGCCCAGATGTACGCGGGGATCCCCGCGCACATCCCGCTCGTGGGCGATGCGCGGGAGATCGTGTCGGCGCTGCTCGGTGCGTGCCGCGAAGGCCGGAGCGGGAGCTCGGCGGCCCCGTCCCTGCGCCTGGCCACGGGCGGCGGTACTGCGGCGGGCGCACACCGGGCCGTCGAACTGCGGCTGGTCCGGGGTGACGAGAGCGGCCCGCATACGGGCGCGGCAGAAGGGGCCGAAGCGGTCGAGGACAGGCGCGGCCCCGGACTCCGGGCAGCCGACGCAAGGCCGGTCGCCGCGGGGCCGGGCGCCGTGATCGACACTTCGGGCCCGCAGGCCGGCGCCGACGTCGTCGCGGACCGCGGGTCCGGGATGGCCGGCGCCGACCACGAGCCGCGGGATGCCACCGCCGACCACTTGATGGGCGTCGCCGCCGGCGCCGACCACGAGCCGGAGGACGCCACCGTCGACCACCGGCTGGGCGTCGCCCAACACCGGACCGGCGTCGCCGCCGTCGCCGAGCTGCGGGTCGCCCGCGACGGCGAGACCCGGGAGCGCGACGCCCGCTGGCTGCCGTACCTCCACGCCATCCGCTCCGTGCTCGACGCCGACGCCGTCATCACCTCCGACAGCGCCCAGTGCTGCTACTACGGCGCGCTCCCCCACCTGCCGATCGGCCCCGACGCCCGCTATCTGCACCCCACGGGCTTCGGCACCCTCGGCTACGCACTTCCCGCCGCGATCGGCGCGAAGAGCGCCCACCCCGACCGACAGGTTCTCGCGCTCAGCGGGGACGGCGGACTCCAGTTCTCGATCCAGGAACTCGCCACGGCGGCGCAGCTCCGACTGCCCCTGCCGGTCGTCGTGTTCGACAACGGCGGCTACGGCGAGATCCGTGACGAAATGGCCGCCCGCGGCGACACCCCCGCCGCCGTCGACCTCGCGCCCGTCGATCTGCCCGGCATCGCCCGGGCGTACGGCGGGCACGGCACATCCGCCACCACCCCCGAGGCGCTGGCCGCCGCGCTCACCCGCGCGTTCGCCACCCCCGGTCCCACTGTGATCACCGTTCCCGAGGAGACCTCTCGATGA
- a CDS encoding sensor histidine kinase gives MSQLRAPAARPDRREGGRHGRTAARSASPAGRQHSAPSSPETRIRPQLLRTAVLPALVAALSGAAAVIFTIRSATPQPSGGLWVVLTGSAALAIAAVAAAALGADRMARSVLDRCAALRRTTARSQADLRTVVDRLRRGEGPPAPRPALPAAQRGDEFDLLTHELGRSHEAAVAAVVQASRLSSSVGNEQKVEVFVNLARRLQSLVHREIQLLDELENEVEDPELLKGLFHVDHLATRIRRHAENLAVLGGAISRRQWSNPVTMTEVLRSAIAEVEQYPRVKLVPPIDGTLRGHAVADVIHLLAELVENATLYSAPHTQVLMRAQHVTAGLAVEVEDRGLGMPLGEQTKMNALLADPDQVNVAHLLQDGRIGLFVVSALARRHGIAVRLQSNIYGGVQATLVLPEGLLGTEPGGLQQSDTTDSTAAAPEGGGRRRRAQPTVTQATSPPAIPRQLQPQHQAPQHQRPQAPPPQQHQPPPPQHHPAQPQHQPQPAHATPGAAAPLPVRAAHPDRPNPAEAPPGFSAAGPSQGPPAGETASAPGTRPPGVVRGTMGRPQLPRRRSQEHLVPQLKNPPPPRKDDEHALHDPGLMAAFQRGIGLAEAQPPADSVRRGEPQRHDNTPKE, from the coding sequence ATGTCTCAACTACGCGCACCTGCCGCGCGGCCGGACCGCCGCGAGGGCGGGCGCCACGGCCGGACTGCCGCCCGCTCCGCCTCACCGGCGGGCAGACAGCATTCCGCGCCGTCGTCGCCGGAAACCCGCATACGCCCGCAACTGCTGCGTACGGCGGTGCTGCCGGCCCTGGTCGCCGCGCTGAGCGGCGCCGCCGCGGTGATCTTCACCATCCGCTCGGCCACGCCTCAGCCGTCCGGCGGTCTCTGGGTCGTGCTGACCGGCTCGGCGGCGCTCGCGATAGCGGCCGTGGCCGCCGCGGCGCTCGGCGCGGACCGGATGGCCCGGTCGGTGCTCGACCGGTGCGCGGCACTGCGCCGCACCACCGCCCGCAGCCAGGCGGACCTGCGTACCGTGGTCGACCGGCTCCGCCGGGGCGAAGGCCCGCCGGCCCCCCGTCCGGCGCTGCCCGCGGCACAGCGCGGTGACGAATTCGACCTGCTCACGCACGAGTTGGGCCGTTCCCACGAGGCCGCGGTCGCCGCCGTGGTGCAGGCATCCCGGCTGTCCAGCAGCGTCGGCAACGAACAGAAGGTCGAGGTCTTCGTCAATCTCGCCCGGCGGCTCCAGTCGCTGGTCCACCGCGAGATCCAGCTCCTCGACGAGCTGGAGAACGAGGTCGAGGACCCCGAGCTGCTCAAGGGCCTCTTCCACGTCGACCACCTCGCGACGCGTATCCGCAGGCACGCGGAGAACCTCGCGGTCCTCGGCGGCGCGATCTCCCGCCGGCAGTGGTCCAACCCGGTCACCATGACCGAGGTGCTGCGCTCCGCGATCGCGGAGGTCGAGCAGTACCCGAGGGTCAAGCTGGTGCCGCCCATCGACGGCACCCTGCGCGGCCACGCGGTCGCCGACGTCATCCATCTGCTGGCCGAGCTGGTGGAGAACGCCACGCTGTACTCCGCGCCGCACACCCAGGTGCTGATGCGCGCCCAGCACGTCACGGCCGGTCTCGCCGTCGAGGTCGAGGACCGCGGACTCGGCATGCCCCTCGGTGAGCAGACCAAGATGAACGCTCTGCTCGCCGACCCCGACCAGGTCAACGTGGCACATCTGCTCCAGGACGGGCGGATCGGTCTGTTCGTCGTCTCGGCGCTCGCTCGCCGGCACGGCATCGCGGTACGGCTCCAGTCCAACATCTACGGCGGAGTGCAGGCCACCCTCGTCCTGCCGGAAGGACTGCTCGGCACCGAGCCGGGAGGACTCCAGCAGTCCGATACCACCGATTCCACCGCCGCCGCGCCCGAGGGCGGCGGGCGCCGCCGCAGGGCGCAGCCGACCGTCACCCAGGCGACCTCGCCGCCCGCGATTCCCCGGCAGCTACAGCCACAGCATCAGGCGCCACAGCACCAGCGGCCGCAGGCACCACCACCACAACAGCATCAACCGCCTCCGCCGCAGCACCACCCCGCGCAACCGCAGCACCAGCCGCAGCCGGCCCACGCCACACCCGGCGCAGCGGCACCCCTGCCCGTCCGGGCCGCGCACCCCGACCGCCCCAATCCCGCCGAGGCACCCCCGGGCTTCAGCGCCGCGGGACCCTCCCAGGGCCCTCCCGCCGGTGAGACGGCCTCCGCGCCGGGCACCCGGCCCCCCGGGGTGGTGCGCGGCACCATGGGCCGGCCCCAACTACCCAGGCGGCGCAGCCAGGAGCACCTCGTTCCGCAGCTCAAGAACCCCCCACCGCCCCGCAAGGACGACGAACACGCCCTGCACGACCCCGGTCTGATGGCCGCCTTCCAGCGCGGCATCGGACTGGCCGAGGCGCAGCCCCCCGCGGATTCCGTCCGGCGGGGCGAACCGCAGCGCCACGACAACACCCCCAAGGAGTAG
- a CDS encoding PPOX class F420-dependent oxidoreductase produces MTESDVRQESLLQLVADHDGGVLVTLKKDGRPQLSNVNHAYDPRERTIRVSITDDRAKTRNLRRDPRASYHVTSPDRWAWTVAEGTAELSAVAADPYDDAVEELIRLYRDVQGEHPDWDDYRHAMVRDRRLVMRLRVERAYGQPRA; encoded by the coding sequence ATGACGGAATCCGACGTGCGGCAGGAATCCCTGCTCCAGCTGGTCGCCGACCATGACGGAGGAGTGCTGGTCACCCTCAAGAAGGACGGCCGGCCCCAGCTGTCGAACGTGAACCACGCCTATGACCCGCGGGAGCGGACCATCCGGGTGTCGATCACGGACGACCGGGCCAAGACCAGGAACCTGAGGCGCGACCCCCGCGCGTCGTACCACGTCACGAGCCCCGACCGATGGGCGTGGACGGTGGCCGAGGGCACCGCGGAGCTGTCCGCGGTCGCGGCCGATCCGTACGACGACGCCGTCGAGGAGCTGATCCGCCTCTACCGCGACGTCCAGGGGGAGCACCCGGACTGGGACGACTACCGGCACGCAATGGTCCGCGACCGGCGCCTGGTGATGAGGCTGCGCGTCGAGCGCGCCTACGGCCAGCCCCGAGCATGA
- a CDS encoding DUF6745 domain-containing protein, translated as MQDVDMWRAVATATGPADRAAAEEGLRLAYRTAGLAEPERIIWAASPRSGVSEVRALQGAGRSVRDEVRTRPWAEERRRVHDELGPAGWTELWSVTGARLWDGTRALAERIRTGVVDDLLAGEQTETPADPATRGAATRAAETAIRLILLDAVLGQHDAAWLAAFDGRSERLNGLARVARQACWWWPFEKAVVICERPVELHRDEAGRLDHGEGPALAFSDGFALHAWRGMPVPAAFLRELSSLTPQRIRTEENAELRRVMLEYYGYDRYLAESGAQPVHTDESGTLWRIALTDDEDVVMVEVLNSTPEPDGTHRTYWLRVPPTTRTAREGVAWTFGLAEEAYEPLLQT; from the coding sequence ATGCAGGACGTGGACATGTGGCGGGCCGTGGCGACGGCCACCGGCCCGGCGGACCGGGCGGCGGCCGAGGAGGGCCTGCGCCTCGCCTACCGCACCGCGGGGCTCGCGGAGCCGGAGCGGATCATCTGGGCCGCCTCGCCCCGTTCGGGCGTGAGCGAGGTGCGTGCCCTCCAGGGCGCCGGACGCTCCGTCCGCGACGAGGTACGCACCAGGCCCTGGGCCGAGGAACGCCGCCGTGTCCACGACGAGTTGGGCCCGGCGGGCTGGACGGAGCTGTGGAGCGTGACCGGCGCCCGGCTCTGGGACGGCACCCGCGCACTCGCCGAGCGGATCCGGACAGGTGTGGTGGACGACCTCCTCGCCGGAGAGCAGACCGAGACGCCTGCGGACCCGGCGACGCGGGGCGCCGCGACGCGGGCAGCCGAGACCGCGATACGCCTGATCCTGCTGGACGCCGTGCTCGGACAGCACGACGCGGCCTGGCTCGCCGCCTTCGACGGCCGCAGCGAACGGCTCAACGGGCTGGCCCGTGTCGCTCGCCAGGCCTGCTGGTGGTGGCCGTTCGAGAAGGCGGTCGTGATCTGCGAACGGCCCGTGGAACTGCACCGTGACGAGGCGGGCCGGCTCGACCACGGAGAAGGACCCGCGCTCGCCTTCTCCGACGGATTCGCTCTCCACGCATGGCGGGGCATGCCCGTGCCCGCCGCGTTCCTGCGGGAACTCTCCTCGCTCACACCCCAGCGCATACGCACCGAGGAGAACGCGGAACTGCGCCGGGTGATGCTCGAGTACTACGGCTACGACCGCTACCTCGCCGAGTCGGGTGCCCAGCCGGTCCACACCGACGAGTCCGGCACTCTGTGGCGGATCGCGCTGACCGACGACGAGGACGTGGTGATGGTCGAGGTGCTCAACTCCACCCCGGAGCCGGACGGCACACACCGCACCTACTGGCTGCGAGTGCCGCCCACGACCAGGACCGCGAGGGAAGGCGTGGCCTGGACCTTCGGCCTCGCGGAGGAGGCGTACGAACCACTGCTGCAGACCTGA
- a CDS encoding TetR/AcrR family transcriptional regulator, whose product MARVRLSVAERREELLGAAVAQIEERGVAAVRIADVAASLGVSNALVLYHFSTKEKLVAAAFTHAADGDLAHLRKLLGRRTTAVRRLRSAVRWYAPTGTAKGWRLWIESWAASLREPALREVARDLDQQWKAALTEVISQGAAEGEFPCDDPAAAAWRLTAFLDGLAVQMTSYGGSLSRAAMLEWTDEALARELGLERAELAAATR is encoded by the coding sequence GTGGCAAGAGTCCGGTTGAGCGTGGCGGAGCGGCGTGAGGAGCTTCTCGGTGCTGCCGTCGCGCAGATCGAGGAACGCGGTGTCGCTGCCGTACGCATCGCCGATGTGGCCGCGTCCCTCGGGGTGAGCAACGCGCTGGTCCTGTACCACTTCTCGACCAAGGAGAAGCTCGTCGCGGCGGCGTTCACGCATGCCGCCGACGGCGACCTGGCCCATCTGCGCAAACTGCTGGGCCGCCGCACGACCGCGGTGCGCCGACTGCGATCGGCCGTCCGCTGGTACGCGCCCACCGGCACCGCCAAGGGCTGGCGGCTGTGGATCGAGAGCTGGGCGGCATCGCTGCGCGAGCCCGCGCTCCGCGAGGTCGCCCGTGACCTCGACCAGCAGTGGAAGGCCGCTCTGACCGAGGTCATCTCGCAGGGCGCCGCCGAGGGCGAGTTCCCCTGCGACGATCCCGCGGCGGCGGCGTGGCGGCTGACCGCGTTCCTCGACGGTCTCGCCGTCCAGATGACGTCGTACGGCGGTTCGCTGTCCCGGGCCGCGATGCTGGAGTGGACCGACGAGGCGCTCGCCCGTGAACTCGGCCTGGAGCGCGCGGAACTCGCCGCCGCCACCCGCTGA
- a CDS encoding Glu/Leu/Phe/Val dehydrogenase dimerization domain-containing protein: MTAPVLSLTWTDHVTGRQGHLVIDRLVRGVSSGGLRMREGCTLDEVAGLARGMTMKEALHYNPDGKYIPLGGAKGGIDCDPQDPRAYGILVRYLRAVRPYVEAMWTTGEDLGLTQDIVDRAASEAGLVSSIQAVYHLLDDEATARRRLADAFAVEVDGIGLDELVGGCGVAESVLVALDRAGVAHEGTRVSVQGLGTMGGATARFLARAGLKIVAVADIKGTVANPDGLDVDALLAARDSYGTVDRTALRPEDLELPGDAWLSVDAEVLVPAAVSYAIDTANQAQITASWIVEAANMPVLQEAEELLAGRGVTVLPDVVVNSGTNAWWWWTLFGDIEADAGEAFAYTRRSMRELIDQMLARAEADGTTPRAAAHAIVADRLPVIAERFGWYR, encoded by the coding sequence ATGACCGCCCCCGTGCTCTCGCTCACCTGGACCGACCATGTCACCGGCCGCCAGGGCCATCTGGTGATCGACCGGCTCGTGCGCGGAGTCTCCAGTGGCGGTCTGCGGATGCGGGAGGGCTGCACGCTCGACGAAGTGGCGGGTCTCGCCCGCGGGATGACCATGAAGGAGGCCCTGCACTACAACCCGGACGGGAAGTACATCCCTCTCGGGGGCGCGAAGGGCGGCATCGACTGCGATCCGCAGGACCCGCGCGCGTACGGCATCCTCGTCCGCTATCTGCGGGCCGTGCGCCCGTATGTCGAGGCGATGTGGACCACCGGCGAGGACCTCGGGCTGACGCAGGACATCGTCGACCGCGCCGCGTCGGAGGCGGGACTGGTCTCCTCCATCCAGGCCGTGTACCACCTGCTGGACGACGAGGCCACGGCCCGCCGGCGGCTCGCGGACGCCTTCGCCGTCGAGGTCGACGGCATCGGACTCGACGAACTCGTCGGCGGCTGCGGTGTCGCCGAGTCGGTCCTGGTGGCGCTCGACCGTGCGGGCGTCGCCCACGAGGGCACGCGGGTGTCCGTACAGGGGCTCGGCACGATGGGCGGAGCCACGGCGCGGTTCCTCGCGCGCGCCGGACTGAAGATCGTGGCCGTCGCCGACATCAAGGGCACGGTCGCCAACCCGGACGGCCTGGACGTCGACGCGCTCCTCGCCGCACGTGACTCCTACGGCACCGTCGACCGGACGGCACTTCGCCCCGAGGACCTGGAACTGCCGGGCGACGCCTGGCTGTCGGTGGATGCCGAGGTGCTGGTGCCCGCCGCGGTGTCGTATGCGATCGACACGGCCAACCAGGCGCAGATCACCGCCTCGTGGATCGTGGAGGCGGCGAACATGCCGGTGCTCCAGGAGGCGGAGGAACTGCTCGCCGGGCGGGGCGTCACCGTACTGCCGGACGTGGTGGTCAACTCCGGCACCAACGCCTGGTGGTGGTGGACCCTGTTCGGGGACATCGAGGCCGATGCGGGTGAGGCGTTCGCGTACACCCGTCGGTCGATGCGCGAGCTGATCGACCAGATGCTGGCGCGGGCGGAGGCGGACGGCACCACCCCGCGGGCGGCCGCGCACGCCATCGTCGCCGACCGGCTGCCGGTCATCGCCGAACGCTTCGGCTGGTACCGCTGA
- a CDS encoding DUF742 domain-containing protein, which yields MPSPTDGPLLDDAAGRLIRPYTVSGGRTRPTATLDLLSLVMATGTVPQTHLGPEHATALGLCGGPTSVAEISAHLRLPAVVTKVLLSDLVDCGAVTARAPRCNDASTDRSLLEAVLDGLRRRL from the coding sequence GTGCCGTCCCCCACGGACGGGCCGCTGCTCGACGACGCCGCAGGCCGCCTCATCCGCCCCTACACGGTGAGCGGCGGACGTACCCGCCCGACGGCCACGCTGGATCTGCTCTCCCTGGTGATGGCCACCGGCACGGTGCCCCAGACGCACCTCGGGCCCGAGCACGCGACCGCGCTCGGGCTGTGCGGCGGGCCGACCTCCGTCGCCGAGATCTCGGCGCATCTGCGACTGCCGGCCGTCGTCACCAAGGTGCTGCTCTCCGACCTCGTGGACTGCGGTGCGGTGACCGCCCGGGCTCCGCGCTGCAACGACGCATCCACCGACCGCTCTCTGCTGGAGGCAGTGCTCGATGGCCTACGACGACGGCTCTGA
- a CDS encoding roadblock/LC7 domain-containing protein yields the protein MASDVPNGHVSDLDWLLSGLVQRVPYTRNAVLLSSDGLVKSVHGLDHDSADHMAALASGLYSLGRSAGTRFGDGGEVRQVVVELDSTLLFVSTAGSGTCLAVLAGREADAAVLGYEMAMLVKSVRPYLATPARQAAGATGVAGP from the coding sequence ATGGCGAGCGATGTGCCGAACGGCCATGTCTCGGACCTCGACTGGCTGCTCAGCGGCCTGGTCCAGCGCGTGCCGTACACCCGCAACGCGGTACTGCTCTCCTCGGACGGCCTGGTGAAATCCGTACACGGCCTGGACCACGACAGTGCCGACCACATGGCAGCCCTCGCGTCGGGCCTCTACTCCCTCGGCCGCAGCGCCGGAACGCGCTTCGGCGACGGGGGAGAGGTGCGTCAGGTGGTCGTGGAACTCGACAGCACGCTGCTGTTCGTCTCCACCGCCGGTTCCGGGACCTGTCTGGCCGTGCTGGCGGGCCGTGAGGCGGACGCCGCCGTCCTCGGCTACGAGATGGCGATGCTGGTCAAGAGCGTGCGGCCGTACCTCGCCACGCCTGCCAGACAGGCGGCCGGGGCGACCGGCGTCGCGGGGCCGTGA
- a CDS encoding MBL fold metallo-hydrolase, which yields MTGAGSPHTLRSRLRALRPAAFGADPAGERMERIRRSPNFSDGTFQNPVGARTRPSGGSMVEFAKIYFQKEARARRSPVGQVPLHATTLKDLEHPPVSGLRLTWVGHSSVLAEIDGRRVLFDPVWGNRCSPFAFAGPKRLHPVPLPIASLGPVDVVVISHDHYDHLDMPSIKALASTDTVFAVPLGVGAHLERWGVPADRLRELDWNETTEVAGIRLTATPARHFCGRGIRNQQHTLWASWAVAGPEHRIYHSGDTGYFPGFKDIGAEHGPFDATMIQIGAYSEYWPDIHMTPAEGMRAHLDLQGGEPSGVMLPIHWGTFNLAPHPWAEPGEGTAAAAAEAGARLALPRPGEPFEPTTENVPDEPWWRPAATAPAGGWSAHPRRDGARADGGPAGQGGGKSAGTGSPEVAPTG from the coding sequence GTGACCGGCGCTGGTTCCCCCCACACGCTGAGATCCCGGCTGCGTGCGCTGCGCCCCGCCGCGTTCGGCGCCGACCCTGCCGGAGAGCGGATGGAGCGGATCCGCCGCTCGCCGAACTTCTCGGACGGCACGTTCCAGAACCCGGTGGGAGCGCGGACGAGGCCGTCCGGTGGCTCCATGGTCGAGTTCGCCAAGATCTACTTCCAGAAAGAGGCACGGGCCCGCCGGTCGCCGGTCGGCCAGGTGCCGCTGCACGCCACCACGCTGAAGGACCTGGAGCACCCGCCGGTCTCCGGGCTCCGTCTGACCTGGGTGGGGCACTCCAGCGTGCTCGCCGAGATCGACGGACGCCGGGTGCTGTTCGACCCGGTCTGGGGCAACCGCTGCTCGCCGTTCGCCTTCGCCGGACCCAAGCGGCTGCACCCCGTGCCCCTGCCGATCGCCTCGCTCGGTCCCGTCGACGTCGTCGTGATCTCGCACGATCACTACGACCACCTCGACATGCCCTCCATCAAGGCCCTGGCCTCCACCGACACCGTCTTCGCGGTGCCGCTCGGCGTCGGTGCGCACCTCGAGCGCTGGGGCGTCCCGGCCGACCGGCTGCGCGAGCTGGACTGGAACGAGACGACCGAGGTGGCGGGCATCAGGCTCACGGCCACCCCCGCCCGGCACTTCTGCGGCCGCGGCATCCGTAACCAGCAGCACACCCTCTGGGCCTCCTGGGCGGTCGCGGGTCCCGAGCACCGGATCTACCACAGCGGTGACACCGGGTACTTCCCCGGCTTCAAGGACATCGGCGCCGAGCACGGGCCCTTCGACGCCACCATGATCCAGATCGGCGCGTACAGCGAGTACTGGCCCGACATTCACATGACCCCCGCCGAGGGCATGCGCGCCCATCTCGACCTCCAGGGCGGCGAGCCGTCCGGGGTCATGCTGCCCATCCACTGGGGCACGTTCAATCTCGCCCCCCACCCGTGGGCGGAGCCGGGTGAGGGTACGGCCGCGGCCGCCGCGGAAGCGGGTGCCCGGCTCGCACTGCCGCGCCCGGGAGAGCCCTTCGAGCCGACCACGGAGAACGTCCCGGACGAGCCGTGGTGGCGCCCGGCGGCGACCGCGCCCGCCGGTGGATGGTCCGCCCATCCCCGCCGAGACGGCGCCCGCGCGGACGGCGGTCCCGCGGGACAGGGCGGCGGCAAGAGCGCCGGTACCGGCAGCCCGGAGGTCGCGCCCACCGGCTGA
- a CDS encoding carbohydrate kinase family protein, protein MPPSDTPPDVLVIGGTGVDTVVRVDTLPVPLSDSLGVGPILEWPGHTGGNVALGCRALGLNVTLLDYIGDDWPGRQVRERLAAGDVAFEALISPAGTRRAVNLVDPSGHRMSFYDGRDPADLRMPRDAYLPHLRQARHVHLSIVNFARFLFDDIEELGVPVSTDLHDWDGLADHQREFALRADLVFLSAAGAGERIANVMREILRDGRAQAVVATAGAGGSYLLTRDGSSTPRPVPAVAPPGRVVDSNGAGDAYVSGFLYGKLGGRDLEECARLGALAGAHACTGEGSTALIGQEQIRAAQV, encoded by the coding sequence GTGCCTCCCTCCGATACACCCCCCGACGTACTCGTCATCGGTGGCACCGGTGTGGACACGGTCGTCCGTGTCGACACGCTGCCCGTACCGCTCTCCGACTCGCTCGGTGTCGGCCCCATCCTCGAATGGCCCGGCCACACCGGCGGAAACGTGGCCCTGGGCTGCCGGGCCCTGGGCCTGAACGTCACCCTCCTCGACTACATAGGCGACGACTGGCCGGGCCGCCAGGTCCGGGAACGGCTGGCCGCCGGTGATGTCGCGTTCGAGGCACTGATATCCCCCGCCGGAACCCGCCGGGCGGTCAATCTGGTCGATCCGTCCGGCCACCGCATGTCGTTCTACGACGGCCGCGACCCCGCCGATCTGCGGATGCCGCGCGATGCCTACCTCCCTCATCTGCGGCAGGCCCGCCATGTCCATTTGTCGATCGTGAACTTCGCTCGCTTCCTCTTCGACGACATCGAGGAACTCGGTGTCCCCGTATCCACCGATCTGCACGACTGGGACGGACTCGCGGACCACCAGCGGGAGTTCGCCCTGCGTGCGGATCTCGTCTTTCTCAGCGCCGCGGGCGCCGGTGAGCGCATCGCGAACGTGATGCGGGAGATCCTGCGCGACGGCCGCGCGCAGGCCGTGGTCGCGACAGCCGGGGCCGGCGGCTCGTATCTCCTCACTCGCGACGGGAGCAGTACACCGCGACCGGTGCCCGCCGTCGCCCCGCCCGGCCGTGTGGTCGACTCCAATGGCGCCGGAGACGCCTACGTCAGCGGCTTCCTCTACGGAAAGCTGGGCGGACGCGACCTGGAGGAGTGCGCCCGGCTGGGAGCGCTCGCCGGCGCCCACGCCTGTACGGGCGAGGGCAGTACCGCACTGATCGGCCAGGAGCAGATCCGCGCGGCACAGGTCTGA